CGGGAATATTAACATATAAGGATTCCGGTAAAATCGGAAataatatagaaaacatttgtaGTTTGGTATTACGGATAATCGGAAATAGTATACACATATGAATATTTATTCCAGAAATATCGgaaattatgtaatataaatgtttacTCTGGACAGTtggaaacatatttaaaaaaaaaaaaaatactctcCTGATATCACAAGTATAATATGTTATTTACATATACTAACCCtgtccctgctaaatttcttaaatggactgttCCACCTTTTAATTTGGGCAGCTCCATTTTTCGTTTGAAGGGAtattcagtgaaaatttactgactgaaaagcgaacagtgcagaccatgatcagaccgaacggatgtgcaggccgatcatgatctacactggtcgcaaaagcagaataagtcgtgtttagcatgataaaggctaagaattaaaaaaaaataacaaaaagaaagaaaaaagaaaagaaaacaggcAACGTGCTGGCAAATGCCAAAGCACGAACAGAAATGTGGCCGTGACCCGCCATAATTCTCGAAGATATATGCGGAACAGAACGTTGTCGAAAAAAGAAGCAATGAACAATAACTACCACTTAAGGAAAATATCTGTTAAACATTGTTGCAAAATTGAAGATAGCCCCTTGAGAATATAAAGGAGAATGCCAATTCCTAAATCGGAGAGATGGGTACTGTCTCTTAATATCTTAAGTGAAGTTTCAATGATATCATGATACCGTATTGTGGGCCCCACCTTTCCTCATGAAACAGCAAGTATTATTTCCTTTTCTAACCTTTTCAAGTTTATTATGAGATGTTTCGTTTTGACATTCAATACGAGCTAAAGTTAAAATTCATGTAAATAATATATCAGAATATTGGTAAACAAGCTCATCATTTAAGAATTTAAAATAGCTCTTTGAACAGATATTTGGTATGGGATGCGGAGTGGTAATCAAGCGACTAGATGTTAAACAAATACCTCCAGAAAGCGTCTCTGATCAATGATCAACCAGTTACTCAATCTTTTGAAACAATGGTCTTATTGACTTTTAGAATGAATGGCcaaatttttgaagcaaaattcTTATTGACTTTAAGAATGAATggattaaatacaaatattcatgTCTGGAATGTTTAAACGAATGTAACTTGTgtatgcatttgattttttatcgACCTAATAGTTTTGATTTCGTCATCCTAAGCTACACAAATATGTTGCTCCACCAATTCTAAAACTATAAGCTATGTAGTTGGTTGTTTGAATTCCGGAAcattccaaaattttattgacgATGTAATCAAACTAGTATGATGTTACAGGTAAACCATCGAAATGACAAAGAAAAGGACTCTGAAAGTGTGGCCTATATATAGCAAATAATCGTgtaataaatcatgaaaaaaattctttctttCTGAAAACTAAATAAAAAGTTCTGCACTCTAGCCCAATTGATATGGTTTTGAACGAACTATAAACATGCATCTTCACCCTGAATCGTTACTTTAACATCTTTAAATTGCACGGCATAACTGTCgattgatttatttgataatgagATCTCACCTTTTGTTATTAAAGCATTAAATGCTAGGGATGATGAAATTGAAGAATCTTTATATCGAGATGAACATACTTGAATCAAATTTGGTAAAACTATGTTAAGAACTGAAACAATGATTTGAATCAAAACATCACTCTGGTACTTCGGGGTGAGTTTATATATTGAATGTCTACAATTGAATTATTGTctcatttaaagagaattcctatagttttttttctttcataagacttttttcaaattcacatatatgttagGAAAATCTGTgctaaaaacaatgaacaaataaaaacaatgggtcaccaggcttgtttttgtggaaaattgttttgaaaacatcCACTGTCGCTGAAACTGATAgcgatatttcaacattttcatgattttttgctttttttatgaaTACCAACCAAAGTATGCATTAAGACAGCACAGTAAggtttattcattttacaaattttattatatacataattcgtatcatagtcatatttgtaatacaataTCTTTACAATTATGCgtacaaatagaaaaaacaactagtttcatattcacttttgtgaacttttttcaatggaaaaaacattatttttaaattttgaaaaaaagctgtTTCTAGAAATTGTTTCCTGTTTTTATTGTGAATCAAcaattaaatgtgaaaatgaaaatggcaaaaatctATGTGTCACCGGCTAAATTTTaggttaagaccgcttgaatgcAACACCTggtcggacgaaaaatggcgcgaacttGACCAAATTGATCACATGTATATCTGCtggaagttaaaaaaagtttgaaaattctttattctttctataattgaatactaaataatctgaaaggggattttgtcttatcaatacaaagttaattgtctaataatatataaacagcattgtctttgtactaaaatgcgctgtcaaaataCAGCCacaaaaaatggcaagatacatgtcaggcatgattcATGTCAATGCAACATATAGAGGATacttgtttgtttgcagtgtgatatcgaaatatatcttcaccgataagggagacaatcgaatattttcacgaaggcgaaGCCTGAgtaaaaaatatcagaattgtctcccttatcggtgaagatatatttcgatatcacactgcaaacaaacaaattttctttttattttatgctaattggtgaacgaattttctgtttatgaCATGTTAACATGTTCAAAtaaaaccaatatttcatgatgatattaggatttatttaggctactgtgttacatatgatgcatccgcttaattaccatggacactcagGCACTTTgttatcgaatattggtgattaggtccgtgaaatcaacacgacgccattttgtttttgaaaacaaaaactacatttaaaatattttgttaaatgcaCAATCCGCGGCCAACAGACAGTAGTTAAGTAAGCATATCTAAAACTTTCCGGTCAATGCCGTCAGTTTGTTAAATatccggaagcttgctttgtttacaaacgctgaaggtcagactaaaaaacaacccgaaaaacgtaaacaactggggaatatccgaaagtccttgggaaatcaagctgcagaattaaatatcatcatggatttaatggaaatattggtcTAGGAGCTGTATAGCATAACGAATAGGGATGGAacttggaacacaactggcttggtggggaagaatttcgacgaaaatgctggcgtattacgtaaggttgagttgatgtcttgtgataataaacttagacaacaaccaactaaatgtgctgtcgccagtaaaatctaccatacgaTAGTGAGGAACCTATGGAAAGTGGAGGAAAAAAGCTACACATAGCTTATGTTaacttgttaaaatataaattttgattttatttgatttgattttgatttgaaaaGATGTATCTATAGCTACATTAACAGCCAGGCCAAGCATTGAAGCAACCACTTTTGAAAattgaaggtaacatttctagagcattagATCTACTGTTATTTCTTCTGCAAATTGTATTATAGCTAGCTTGTCCTctataggattgtctagctgtacatgtctCCTGTATGGCTTGAATGTATGGATAATAATAGGATACCAGCAATATTATAAAAGcaacaaagggagttaattaaagaatgtatttcaagggagataattttatctgaaaaaaaagaagttcggcactgtgagtgatatagagaaatatctcgatgatatttttcaatatttcaccagttagcataaaataaaaaccagtatcaacatttgatactgcaaaaaattattttaaaaagttatcttaTTCAAGAatttcatatttaagattgtctgccacatgtttcaacaaatgttgacttcgaTTCAATTGTCCatagaaaatacagaaaagtacatctccaattacgcTACGCTTAAGGTCTGAAGACGTGCTACTGGTAGCCTCGTTCTAACTACCCTTCTGCTAGCCAGTCAGAGCCTTGCTGTCAACATTTTGTAactgaaagtagaagtttaaggggacgcatactttgaaattagaaaaaaagtgggtggggtattataaaatttacctgcaaaaaagtacaaggttttggtaaatgaaatgaatactgtttcaactgttataagtacacaaaggattgctcactaaaataaaaatgagaaaaactgaaacaagaaagttattgttgaattacataagacttcttgtgtacattcaaagtcaacaattaagactttttggtgcgaaaataatagtgcttcactttgtccaaacatttatcaatgtcctacagattctaatttaaagaaagaatgtgaaataagttcactgtcttgcttttcattttgcatatgtgagctaaaacacattatttagtttgtttacaaagtagtgcataagaaaagatacggtggtcaaggaatgccacattccaaaactaagagtatattccccttaatacattaaacatttatctttaCAGAAGCCTAGtagcttacaataaaggcctagaaatgttgccattattaatttttaacttggtattcatgaactacaatgcacttaaatatcaaaattcattcaacaaacttttgaaaatgtactttcttaaaaatccctaaaataaggtatgaaatttggttgagaggtccaatcaatgtgtatatgtgcaaaagcaacattctaatcttgttcacaaaagttactaatacacaacaggaatgtcaatgatcaaaactggacgaatatacagttatcctcactttaatgtcatttataatttgtccttgaattctccaccatacttttcataactctgtttgcacaagttgcacgagaatgctgtcattcacgtaaaaaaacggggtcaaataagttgtaaatgcaatatcatctaaacgtaattaatggattatgccgttcaagataaactttatctcataacgtaacaaacatgtataatgttgtaacaacaactttacttacactgatttaagtagcagtcggtttataagtgactttattgattcattttgtgttttgttattgttgtcaaaaagtataacggaagtgcctcacaactgaagcggaaaccagtttgatgcgcaaagtagtccactgtaagtaatattttttgacaaatgtccacagaaattaataattttctaatattaaagacgaatatctgaataggattcattatttgataagaaattataataatcgacatgtttttttaaaaatcgtacacgtgctgacacctaagttgtctcccgttgtttattagagttacctttcgtcaggcgcagtaatacatttgcagtgaatcgccgagaagtcgtgggaaaattaaaaaccatgtaaacaaactaaaattaaccaccttttcaagttgaatttcaagtgatcgacattatgcatttaacccgcctgacctgtgtagcatcttagatatctgttctaaggtattcattgtgtagaatgtcatgttatgcccttgcaatgctaatcccactctgatttttttgtttacattttttatcaatgagaaatatggcgtccatcccgagatgaactgacgtggcgttaaatttttacacttttaagcaaacctggtgtgttagaaagaaaatctcatcccttcaacattatttggaacactgttattgtaaaaaacctgttttttccttatacaaaagcttaatattttgtgttgaatgtactttcacaaagacctctgttttcctattacattcatagtaccacatccttatccacaaaatactgaatattacaggtgtccatcagtattatatcagtttaggaatatgttttttattttccaaccatcgatttcttgaatatgcaccccttccgcattgctgtatgaactgtgaatgtagcaatatgcgtccccttaaaaaatctacatttagtctgtgtttttcatatttacaattcttatgacgatcACATtgcgactacgccctcgtgttttgagagaaagcATATGTTACGGTACGAACTTGGGCAGGTAAgatgtcaggcagccggttagctcaattGGTACAGAACTCGCAATGTAAGAGAGTGTTCCCGGGTTCGAAGCCCAGTCTGACTGCAAATTTTCttaccctttgacattcgacgctaatTTGacggttcagccaaatgcttgttgaaacgaatcgtctgattggttaaaataaaaacagatttgcaaaaataaaaatagcaatttcggaAATCCAAGTATACAGAAAGATGAgtgtgaatgggtcatcctcagatcttcaagtactttagtcagattacCGTGGCCTGTACATTATACAGGACAGCTTCTCAAGGAACTAGATAAATCCGTTTTGCTGATATTGATCTAAAAAGAATTTGATGCTAacttgtcacaaaatttcagacatttgtaagttgtttttttttcttttattttatgaaatagttGCATATGCTGTCTATTTTGGACAGTTTCTCAAAGAAATTATTGTGATTTGATATTGGATATTTGATGTAGACTGGCTACAGTCACAGAAATAAAAACTCCAAAATGATATATTATAGTCTGGGATTcttttaaatgttccaaattataataataacaatatttgatAACAATAATGGTGTTGTAGATGTTATTGATTAGAGGAAAAGGACGAAGAATATCATATTACATCGTAAGATGTTGAAATCTTCTAAACtgtagcaaaaaaaacaacacatttttatctcaagaatattaaaatgtattgcCTATATGTTACACTCTGTATTTCTTTATCTCACGTGTACATTTgtcaagttctttttttttcatttaaagctaTATTTGGCCTCTTAAGAGAAACAAAGTAAAGGTAATGGTTAACATTTTCTTCAACTTATATAGTCGTACAAATTgacaataacaaaaacatttagataaCATTTGTAAAATAGCCCTTgtaagcatagaatacaaccaaaaAAGAACACTAGCAGACtcactcggtttgactgagtctgttcatgagaggtaataaaatgtgcaatacacctcacgccccctagcaccggcttagatggaactctattacacatctattgaatggactctatgatcccaaatgaccagaataTATAACACAACTTAGAATCCAAGTAcgtggagactttttacagccgccacacagcacttaaagatTGATGTTATGACAgttaatacaatctgtaaaaagatcccttggaagcaaagaagcGACCAAGAAAGAAAAAGTCCAGTTTCACAGTTTTTAAACAAGAAAGATAGTTTAAATAATCGTTTATATTGTGCGTTTTAATTGACCTAGCGAGGCGGGTTTTCGCGACGATCAGTTGCATTATTTTGCAGGTTATGTAGTACATCTGGCAACTTTCATATTTAGTGGTCATCCACCTTACTATGCAACCAATGTAGCGTTTAATTCTAGTCGTTGCGTACCGAAAGATTACCAGATTTAACAATTATATTGCTTTACATGTTTTGCACGATTTTTGAGATTACTTACCATTTTTTGCATTAGTCTTAGATTATCTCCGCCTCACCAAGTCCACTAAAACGCAcattaattgtttcacaaagcctCAACTATTAAGTTTATTCAAGTATAACTCTGGCCACAACAATTAAActtcttgtaaaaaaaataattatgtgtaCATATACTTCATTTTAAAGCACTGAACACTAACTAGCTTAAAACACTTGCCTTCTCTTGACTCTTATTTCCTCAACTAGCCAAGCATTTACTTTAAGAAggaaattttatttctatttgattCTGCAGTTTcaatttcccttgaaaaataatGCCACTCAAATTCTAGTTTACTTAGATTATTAAAATTTTCAGACTGTACGGTAAATAACACACAATCGTCCAATGGAAAGGAAGATGAAACTTTTACCTGCAGCTACTTCTGTAAGACCGTGTTACTGTTTATTTCAATAACAAAAGTAAAAACATCTAAAAGAAGAAGTAATTACATATTATACGTGTTTTGctcaaatgaaataataaaaatattaaagttagacatttttttatttctttgatttttcgaaatcattaatatttatttaatcattattcaaaatttaaaacgattctattttagaattatgtcTGTGACGTTTAATACATGgcagtttgatttaaaatatgACATGTTGTATTATGTCATAGGCGCAGCAAACGATGACGAAACGGAATGGATATCCCCGCCACAATTTGCAAGACCTTGTATTCCAAGAGAGATCCAACCTATCTATTATACAAAACCAGACAGTGATCATGTAGTAATCAACTGGACAAAACCAATAGCTACAGACAGAGATGGTGGTTCACCAAGGTATTAATTCATATGGTCATCGCAGAGTCAAAATTTCTAACGACTCAAAGAGTTTAAGAAAGATTGTTATAAACTATTTAGTGCTATAGACGTAAAATAACGGCATATTACTCCATTGTCATAACATATCgaagttatttttgttgaaaGTATACTATAAGGTCGATATTGTCTATCaaaagtaaagaaagaagaaatatcGATGTTTCAACATGTGAGATCAAAAACTCTTACATTTGTGTCTCTCCCAATTTAATGTATTGAAGTCGGTgtataaaaatgatgaaatgctCGACACAGCTtgcattgttttatttaatttaaatcgCTAAATATATTGGCAGACTTCTTTTCCAAAGGTTTCCTTATCTTGTGTGACTGAATGATAAATCCAGAATATCTAAAGATACATATGGTCGAGACACCACATATAAGTTAATTAATTGGCAAGATTGCTCAAGTCAAGTTGCTATATGACCCTTCATTTTGTGCAATTTATCTCTTTGATAACATTTTGTAACAGTTATCACAGATGCAAATACACACAATTTGCCTGACAAGTTGATTATAGATCAGACAAGATGGCTTCACAAATATGTGTAAAAAATGCAATTGCTCTTTATTGAGAATAACATTGCAACCTTTCCATTTTTAGATTTTATCTAAAAAACGATTAAAGACGAtcgctgcagtttcttgtatgagagattgggcaaatttttcccaataacagaatttgttcaaactttgtatatgaatacagttttatgttagaaacagaaaaattgaaaaaagcaTAAGTCACCGTGCTTGTTTTGGAATTCTATAcccttaaaaataaatttttcttcaatttgaattttaaatgacCCCTTAACAAGCATGGTgccttcaatttttatttttttatcatgattctgtttctaacatgacactgtgttcatacaatgtatacaaagTTGAACAAACTCTATCATTGGGAATTCTTTTACCAAAAACTGCCGCAACCGTCCTTTAATTGTAATGACTTTTTCCTTGAAACTCAACCAGTGTGATACAAGTAAAGGGAATTAATAACGGTGGGAACTTCACTGGCACACTTTTGGGAAAAACGCATACGATAGTGTACATTGCAACTGATACAGATGGACTGACAGACAATTGCGTATTTACCTTCACAGTCACAAGTAAGTAACTACTTTTGCAGTTCTAACTTTACAAACACTTCAGAGGTAAAATTCCATTTTTTGGCAAATATTCAGATACAATTTTGACATTCTATTAAGAATGTCCATATGTAATTGATAATACATTTAATTGTTCTGTTGAACTTTCAAGTAATAGACAAAAgattatttgatttaataactCAATGTACTTCATTTTGTGAGTTGGTGTATTTTATAGTCCCTTCGTGTTCAAAGTTAGACACTGTTCTGAATGGACGCTACACCTGCACAAATGACACTGCTCCAGGCAGTGTTTGCACTTTTGAATGCCATGAAGGATTCATGATTTCTGGAACCGGAAATGAAGTTTATGCAACCTGTGGATATTTTCCACAAACGAGAGAGTTTCCTATTTGGAAAAACGTTCAGCAGTGCAAGCGTatgatgttttcattttcagtttggatTTTTTGAAATCttctgttttgtttatatcaaataaatagtGAAGATCCTTTTTACTAAATGAAACATTtgcaaaatatatgttatttaatttCACAGCAACACTCTACTATTTATTGAAATGTTCTACATACTTTAACAGTGAACACTATGAAaccttttgtgtttgttttattcatttcacTTATACCTGTTTCTATCAAACAATCAGGTTTTACTATTGTTAAAGATCATAATGCACAAACTGCATGTGCAGTTacttgaaatgataaaaatgaaataagtactgctactaaaaatattatttgattttgatgtAGCATCATTTATTTGTATCCAGGGATCGAATGTGGTATTCCGGCTGTCCCTGAAAAGGCAATGTTGACTTGTACGAATAATGAGAAAACTTACCAAACGGTCTGTAATATCGATTGTTATCACGGATATTCAGCAAGTGGGCCAACGAACATTATTTGTCAAGCTAATGGATACTGGTCGAAGGCCGCTGTTTGTATCGGTATGTATTCCACTTAGTTATCTAATTTAAAAAGTAACCATGTCTACGAGAGAAAATCATTTTAGAGCTTTGAATTAGGCAGTAAGTTCCATCTAAGACGGCAAACGAACCAGCgccatattaattttattttaaattcaaaatcattaaaaCGTTTAAAGTCAATGTTAATTTCACTATTTATTACTATCTATGAGACTACTAGTATTTAATTCCTTTGTTTCTATCTAGAACGAAAGTCATGTTGATTTTCTACTACCCGAGAAGAAAGTACAATAATATTCAAAAGGCTGTTTgatgaataaatatttaattctgataatcagcagtgtgtaaatggcCGTAACACTACTACAATGGTCGCGTTAGAGTGTGTTGGAAATGACTTCATGGCTTCCATTCCACATAAACGTATATATATTTGCCGTAATTGTCTGTTCTTTAGTGGTTGTGATTTGTTCATTTGCATTATATCTAACTCTCTAATTTTCCACGTGTATTTCTAAATGCCAAATAAATTGACTGTAACATCCTTGTGAATTGATGTCAGTTAAATTCCATGTTATTCCAAAtgtctatgtattttattttacattgatatcaactatcacaacagcaatctttaagtgccgtgtggcgccCCGTAcgtagattcagtgttgttatattttctggcctaTTTGGATCATTAAGTCCATTCGACACGTGTTTAATAAGCTGAAGCTAGGGGctgtgagagatgttgcacattttattacctctcatgaacagactcaatcaaaccgcgtCTACTATTGTTATTCTTCgttgctttctttgcttccaaaggatctttttacatattttattttgtataagctatactttctaaaattcaaaatttattagtTCGAAATAGAcaagtttctgttttatttccGTCAGATTTTGATTGGGTTAAAGCAGAAAACAAAGATGCCGTTTTTCCACATACACTATGTAGTTCGTTTCAGATCCTTACAATGCAAATGACCTGTTTGCGGGTGTTGCTCTGACTATGGTTGCGGTGCTCAGTGCTTCAAGGAAGGCTAgtgttacttttatttttcagGACATATACCCGAGATAAGAGAATGCTCGCCTTCTTTATGTAATGGCCACACATGTTTACTGAACGACAACGGCACTTTTTCCTGCGATTGTTCTTTCGGATGGACCGGGCCCTATTGCGAGGATTCACCAGATATGTGTGTAGAGAATATTTGTATGAATGGAGCCGAATGCAATAGTCTTAATAAAAGTTACACTTGCATCTGTCAGTCAGGATATTCTGGCTCCCTATGCCAAGTGTCCCCAGGTTTGCATATGTTCATgttcatcaaataaaaaatactgatgatttagTAATTTCCCTATTAAGGCAACATGTGCTGTAAACATTTCTCCaaacaaatgttttgaaacaaatataaggTCGCGGTATTCATAGTGTTTAAGCAGGGAAATCCAAGTGTTATTTGTAGTTCTAAACGAGTGGTTTtccaaaaaagattttaatgcCTTAATCAAACCAAATATATGCGAGATATACCAGGAAAGTCGTTACAATACGCGGAACAGTCACATACACACGTATTATTtgctatttaaataaaacatgattgataatgattttattttgcgCCAGCCAAACCCCTTGTCAGAAAGGACTCAACACCTTAATTACGCCATCACCGAATCTGAATATGTGGGTAGagtttattttagcaaatttagaGTTGGCGTTAATGAATGAGCAGACCTGTATAGTTATAATACTCAAACTTCcggtttaaatatatttattgttactTGTAACTCAGCGCAATAATAGCATGTACGTGTTACATGTGGATATATTCTCGACTGGACGATTTACAACTATTTTCGCGACGTTAAAACTATATATCCTGACAAAGACATTTCCGTTTTCATGAAAGAATATTATATATcctttgaagtttttaaaatgacATGCTACGAAGATCACTAGCAATTCTTTGTATccacaaacaaatgattttcttttctaaTCGTATTAGGTAGTTTGTAATGAATACTTTACAAAGACAGTTCAACAGGTCTCTCCCAAGATTCAATTAATATCATTTCGAATTCTGGCAtcctttataaaaatgtttaaagtatgtcatattatcattttagctgatggaaattggtcagattgGTCAATATGGTCGAAATGCTCTGTTTCATGTGGTTCTGGTGTACGTTTGCGACAAAGATCATGTGACAATCCACCGCCGGACGAACATGGCAAAGTCTGCCAAGGATCAAATACTGAAAATTCTGACTGCGAAAACGACAGATGCGAAGGTAGCATCGCCTTCTCTGATCAGAGCTAAATGCCCTCATAGTGAAAGAATAAAATTGACGTGGCTTGCTGTTTTAATTGTTGAATACGTCTTAAATTACTGTAAAGTTAATGTCATAATTCCCAGAATTTTAATCCTTGTTTAGTCATATGCAgagaaatatttcaacatttggTATTTTGCCATACATGCAGTAAGTATAAATTCAATTTTTGACATTACCATTTCTCAGCTATTAAGAATCATGTCTATTAATTGCTTATTTGAAGCTGTTCGTTTCTTGATTTATATGATTAATTCTGATaccactttaacaaaattgttttatgaGATAATAAATGCACCGACATAACAATTTTGTTTAAGACAAAGAATATACTCAACGATTAGTCAACAGAAAGTcaattttaaaactacatttattaCGGTTTGTACGGTTTATGAGGAATTTCGTTTTTGTATTATCATTTAATATCATAGCTGTCTGAATGATTCGTATAGTTGTATGATATTTTGTACTAgattaagaaaacaaatatacTCTTATCCGAGAAATGGAT
The Mercenaria mercenaria strain notata unplaced genomic scaffold, MADL_Memer_1 contig_5090, whole genome shotgun sequence DNA segment above includes these coding regions:
- the LOC128554525 gene encoding uncharacterized protein LOC128554525, whose translation is MNRNLVVRFIFLMLSARLSVEDCTVNNTQSSNGKEDETFTCSYFCAANDDETEWISPPQFARPCIPREIQPIYYTKPDSDHVVINWTKPIATDRDGGSPSVIQVKGINNGGNFTGTLLGKTHTIVYIATDTDGLTDNCVFTFTVTSK
- the LOC128554519 gene encoding protein jagged-1-like — encoded protein: MISGTGNEVYATCGYFPQTREFPIWKNVQQCKRIECGIPAVPEKAMLTCTNNEKTYQTVCNIDCYHGYSASGPTNIICQANGYWSKAAVCIGHIPEIRECSPSLCNGHTCLLNDNGTFSCDCSFGWTGPYCEDSPDMCVENICMNGAECNSLNKSYTCICQSGYSGSLCQVSPADGNWSDWSIWSKCSVSCGSGVRLRQRSCDNPPPDEHGKVCQGSNTENSDCENDRCEECPTLNINESLTFHECTTDTDTGLKTCEISCKNGTIQLDGFRTLRCGHGTNYYWAPANVPVLCLVPKIPEVYELESEIMYSSSIPIEQQPEVEDHVRKNINDTSCIQSGYCNTTMTFIPNQVSDYTETKLILTFLRYLDYIVNSSGIMDQFVLDELQKAISDLESTAEYLMNYTENVFNVNTNDGLIQADESSLHQQCFTICTEGHISVNGVCGGF